The following proteins are co-located in the Osmia bicornis bicornis unplaced genomic scaffold, iOsmBic2.1, whole genome shotgun sequence genome:
- the LOC114882568 gene encoding putative nuclease HARBI1, giving the protein MDFEDIDDIEDIEDIEDIEDIQNEHPEISRRYIRDGSDPYDCFDEEKFRRRYRFTKDSVLNGILPKIEAGLHKSNNCGLPIPPAMQLLICLRYYATASFQLILGDTMNVSQPTVSRIVFRVSSLIGSLVTEYIKFPRDPDNSTQNRRLFNNLGHGNGAIGLPGVDGAIDCTHIRLTASRFNNMEEMYRNRKGYFSLNVQAVVGPCMEFLDIVPEWPGSAHDSRIFRTSRLHMRYVTGELDGILIGDGGYPCLPFLMTPLRNPQTEEEIRYNEIQIRTRQIVERTFGVWKRRFPCLSRGLTTKLLCSTTTVVACVVLHNLALIFNDTLIQEDEIEIENEDGEALLGNMENDNGVDGFATREALIARMFN; this is encoded by the exons ATGGACTTCGAGGATATCGATGATATCGAGGACATTGAGGACATTGAGGACATTGAGGACATCCAGAATGAACATCCAGAAATATCAAGGCGATACATTCGAGACGGGAGTGATCCGTATGATTGTTTTGACGAGGAAAAATTCCGTAGACGCTACCGTTTCACGAAAGACTCTgttttaaatggaattttgCCTAAAATTGAAGCAGGGCTACATAAAAGTAATAATTGCGGTTTACCGATCCCTCCTGCGATGCAGCTCTTAATTTGTTTGCGGTATTATGCTACTGCAAGTTTTCAA CTTATTCTGGGAGACACGATGAATGTTTCTCAGCCCACAGTCTCCCGCATAGTATTTAGGGTGAGTTCACTAATAGGCAGTCTGGTGACGGAGTATATTAAGTTTCCCAGGGATCCGGACAATTCCACTCAAAATCGCAGGTTATTCAATAATCTGGGACACGGAAACGGAGCTATTGGTTTACCAG GTGTGGATGGCGCTATTGATTGCACCCACATTAGATTAACAGCATCCAGATTCAACAACATGGAAGAAATGTACCGGAATAGAaaaggatatttttcattgaatgTTCAG GCTGTCGTGGGTCCTTGTATGGAATTTTTGGATATCGTACCAGAGTGGCCTGGCAGTGCTCATGATAGCAGAATTTTTCGTACATCCCGATTACACATGCGATATGTGACAGGAGAATTAGATGGAATCCTTATCGGGGATGGTGGATATCCATGTCTGCCTTTTCTTATGACACCCCTGCGGAATCCCCAGactgaagaagaaataag GTACAATGAAATCCAGATCAGGACCCGACAAATAGTAGAGAGAACGTTCGGTGTGTGGAAGCGCCGTTTTCCATGTCTGTCAAGGGGTTTAACAACGAAGCTATTATGTTCCACAACAACGGTAGTTGCATGTGTTGTGTTGCACAATTTAGCCCTCATTTTCAATGACACTCTTATTCAAgaagatgaaattgaaatcgaaaatGAAGATGGAGAAGCATTATTGGGAAACATGGAAAATGATAATGGCGTTGATGGATTTGCTACACGTGAAGCACTCATTGCCCGTATGTTTAATTAA
- the LOC123988819 gene encoding myb/SANT-like DNA-binding domain-containing protein 3, whose protein sequence is MTSKKHFTEIDKNTFVAILKNFAHIVENKKSDSSTLKNKEDAWQEITQQYNMSAVISCKRNTVQLKKMLSNMKAAQRSAIMREMQSRMATGRGPAEPAAEINPEIAEIVPSLMQNAPSILSSNHTEEELANRREAIFHGVYILDDVEVDDNPICINTSHGSRNVTPEGNDEGREGENCNRSLQSKNLEIDQIVDSALQRKPQKAATSTAPKMDYDERRSKFERIRRTMKSEEELADLKLRHEQRKNELEIEFFKNKI, encoded by the exons ATGACCAGTAAGAAACATTTTACCGAAATCGATAAAAATACATTCGTGgcaatattaaaaaactttGCGCACATagtagaaaataagaaaagtgaCAGTTCCACTCTGAAGAACAAAGAAGATGCGTGGCAGGAAATAACACAGCAGTATAATATGTCGGCTGTGATTTCATGCAAG aggAATACTGTACAGCTGAAGAAGATGTTGAGTAACATGAAAGCTGCGCAACGAAGCGCGATCATGAGGGAAATGCAGTCCCGAATGGCAACAGGGAGAGGACCGGCAGAACCGGCAGCTGAAATAAACCCAGAAATAGCGGAGATCGTGCCATCGTTAATGCAGAATGCACCAAGCATATTATCCTCCAATCACACAGAGGAAGAGTTGGCGAACAGACGCGAAGCTATATTTCATGGGGTATACATTTTGGACGATGTTGAAGTGGATGATAATCCAATTTGTATAAATACCAGTCACGGAAGTAGAAACGTTACACCGGAAGGTAATGATGAGGGCCGTGAAGGAGAAAACTGTAATCGGTCCCTACAAAGTAAAAACTTAGAAATTGATCAAATCGTGGACAGCGCGCTGCAGCGAAAACCGCAGAAAGCAGCCACTTCCACTGCTCCAAAGATGGATTATGATGAGAGGAGGTCGAAATTCGAGCGAATAAGACGCACAATGAAAAGTGAGGAAGAATTGGCCGATTTGAAACTGCGGCACGAGCAACGGAAAAATGAATTGGAAatcgaattttttaaaaacaaaatatga